The genomic DNA TTGATAGGATAAAGGAAACCAGAGGATTGATGACACTCAACCGACGATGGACTGcctaacaaaagaaagaaatgaaagccAAGAAGAACATACCTATCGGAGCATTTCTCGTCGGTGTCGGAACTTAAAGGACGCTCGGGCGGTCGTAAGCAAGAAAACTTCGAGAATCTCTGGAAGAGAGGAAAGCGAGAGCAAAAAGTTTTCAAAGTGACGCGAAGAAGAGAATAGAGGGGTTTTTTTTCTGCCATTTATAGTATCAGTTCGGATGATCACAACTGTCGGATCGAAATGACTAATGGGCCCACGATAGTAATCATACACTATAATAGGGGAACGTGCACATTAAATGCGCCTTAGACATGGCATGCATCATGAAACAACATGATTTGAAGAAATTGGGCAAAGGTCTGACAAACGGATTGGCAACTCGCGAAACCCACTTCCCTCAGCTTATATCAACCCACAGTCCAAAGATCGTATTGCGAGCCGGAGGGctagtgttatgggtattttttgaaaatagctAAGTGGGCTGGGCTTGACCAGAGGACTGGCTTAATCTCTCAAAGCCCAACAGGTCTAAGGCTGAGGCCCTCAAAACAAGGTCACACGCCGCTAAGATCCTAGTTCAGACCAGGGAACCAACCGAGCTCCCAGTGAAGCATCTAGCTCGCTGGCCGACCATTCAGCTTGCACGACAAAAGGATCGTGGGATAACCAGAGGCGGAGCCCACTTACTTTATTCGAGGCAAACCAACCATCTGATAAGGCGGAACCCACTCTCGATTTTATGGAGGTGAAGAGGACACTTTGTCTCCCGTGATATCATCCTTCTACTTTCGAATTTTATGCAAATTGTAAACACCACacactataaatatgggttAAAATCATTgtataaagagagagaataacatactgttactctgccgGAAAAACTAGAAAACAGTCGTgaactaggcatcattctgcTCGAATCACGTAAAagtttatttgtgtatttattctTCCCTTCCTTTTGTGTTTACATTCTCAGTGCGGGTTCTCGAATTCTGATCGAtcaattctgaacgtcgacaatatctttgttgaaaatcattacagataaaactaaaaacttacctccttgtagatcaaGGTTGGAGTGAGTCCAAGGGATGCCGGAGATGCTGTCGCAcgggttagagagagagagatggccaGAATAAGCCCAAGGGACGCTGGAGGCTGGGTCGGACGAgcatgagagagagacagagatgGCTTGAACGAGAGGAAGGGAAGAATGAGTCGAAGGGGAAAGTgggagagtgagaaagagagaaggccAGAATGAGAGGAAGAATGTGAGAAAGTGAGAGGTgtaagaacgagagagagaaaggagtttgaatttaaaaacttttgttATTGTCTTTTTATTGGAAATATTGCGATATCTCTTAGGTGGTGTTGAAGGTGGTATTGATGAGGATGCAACACTCTTTGTTCATTCGTTAAACTTAGACAtgatattttctcaaatttcaagAACACAAGACCCACCGAATCATGCTATTGGTACCTCTTGAATTACTTACACCTTGAACTACACAATCTAtcacaaatgataaaaatatagcTCGCACCTCACTGCTTTGTCTCATCGTCTTTCATCATTTTGAGTGAGAAGTATTTTAGTCATGCATCTCACCgtcttgaataaaaaatattttaaatattttaactatattatataatttaaggtAAAAgcaactatattttttaatcgtTTTGTGTTGGTGGACCCCAGTCCACACAAGTATATGGATCATGCAGCATCCGATGTAAGTGGCGTCAGCACCACTCCTTGCTCCCGGCCGACCCTCCATTTTAGAGTCAGATTACAGCTTCGATTTCCAAGTTTCCAACCATGGCGTCCACGGACGATAAGCTCCACGTCGTCATGTTCCCATGGCTGGCCTTCGGccacttccttcctttcttagAGCTCTCCAAGCTCATCGCCCGCAAGGGTCACCGGATCTCCTTCCTCTCCACTCCCAGAAACATAGACCGCCTCCCCAAGCCGCCGGCGGAGCTTTCCCATCTCATCACTTTCGTCAAGCTCCCTCTGCCGCCAGTGGAGAATCTCCCGGAAGATGCAGAGGCCACCGCCGACTTGCCCTACGGGAAGATCAAGTACCTGAAGAAGGCCTACGATGAACTCCAGCGACCCGTCGCAGCGTTTCTGCAAGACGCCGCGCCCGACTGGGTCATCTTCGATTTTGCGCCGTTTTGGCTGGGGCCTATCGCCGCGAAACTCGGGATCTCGAGTGCGTTCTTCAGTATATACCTGGCTTCCACGCTTTGCTTCTCGAATCCGGTCCCGGGAACGGCCGAAGACGGTCGTACGACGCCGGAGGACTTCACCGTTCCTCCCAAATCGGTCCCCTTCAAATCCACCGTCGCATTTCGTTTGTTCGAGGTAAAGCGCATCTTCGACGACGTCACCGGAGAGGATGACCATGTTCCAGGTATACCTAAAATGGCGTCGACggaatttatcttttttttctttttttaaattgtgtGGAAGAATTTACATTTTCGTTTTAGCTCGTTATCGCATCGGAGCCGGCATCGAAGGCTGCGACCTGGTGGTGTTGAGAAGCTGTTACGAGTTCGAATCTGAATGGATAACCTTCCTCGGACAGATTCACTCGAAACCGGTGATTCCCGTCGGCCTGCTTCCTCCACCGGTACCCATGGGCGACGACGGGAAAGACAAAGGATGGCAAACGATCAAACAGTGGCTCCACACGCAGCCTCCAGGCTCAGTGGTCTACGTCGCGTTCGGGACCGAGGCAAAGCTGAGTCAACCCGAACTCGCCGAGTTAGCTCTGGGCCTGGAGCTATCGGAGTTGCCATTCTTCTGGGTTCTGAATTCGCAGGGAGGCGGCGTCTCCGAGTTTCCGGAGGGGTTCGAGGAGAGAACCAAGCGGCGTGGGGTGGTGTGGAAGAGTTGGGCGCCGCAGCTGAAGATACTGATTCACGACTCGGTGGGTGGGTTCCTGTGCCACTCGGGGTGGAGCTCGGTGGTGGAAGCGGTTCAGTTGGGAAAGCCGCTGGTTCTGTTGACGGGGTTGTCGGACTCGGGGCTGGTGGCTAGGGTtttggaggagaagaagatggcgTACTCGGTGCCGAGAGACGAGCGAGACGGCTGGTTCACCAGAGACTCGGTGGCTGACTCACTCAGGCTGGTGATGGTTGCAGAAGGAGGACAGATTTTCAAGGATAAGGTCCGGGAAATGAAGGGTCTGTTTGGGGACAGGGTTTTACAAGACCAATATGTGGATAACTTGTTGGCCCACTTTAAGGCCCATACAAGGCGAGCTTCTCGTTCTGGACGacctaattaaaataaaatatcacgcaatctgtattcattttttagtttaaaaaataaaataattaaaaatactatttaaatacttaattttaatatttgaatgtAACATTAgtgcattaatatattatattatatatcatattaatataaatatataatatattaatacagaATATCgcattaaatattaaagttgagtgTTAAAGTAAcgttttcataaaataattataattataaagtgAAGAGAATAAGTATTATAAgttaaatatgaataaaaatttgAGAATGTAATTTTGGtaaggaaggaaaaaataaatacaccataagttttcatctctatttttggtcattaatttcaattttttcacatttaatttaataattttatagttttgaGTGTTCCCATCACAATtgaagataaatatttttttttataagtagaAATAATTCATCTTATAATTGAAGATAATTAAATCTTTACAATGATTCTGCACACATTGATTGGTGTTAGAAATCATTTTCTATCTTTAGTAAAATAATTCGACACTACTAATAAAAATCAACATAATTAGAGCATAATTTCAAACATAGATGCTATATTGCCCATTGACAAGCAATATATCATTTGCCCGTCAATGAGGGGACACGGACCCCATGCACGTGGGCCCCAGTGACGACGAGCAATATAGCAttactgtaattttaaattttacaaaagttaCCTCTAATCTATTTGCCTCCAAAGAAGCTTGAGCCACCAGCGAatgaaagtttttcaaaataacttatgttaacttcttaattatttttttttcttgatatgataaaaaaaaaataatgaatgaCAAATAAAACTAGGGAAATCCATCAATCTCGAAATAAACTTGAGTCATGTTGGAACACAAGTTTAGAGTATAAATGCCTTTAAGAAAAGATTGTCCTACATGGGCTAAATCATAACAACAAAATTAGAATCTCTAAAGTCGTGAGATATCGAGCACAATCatgattttttaagaaaaatattatcgATCAACTCATTATATAAACTAGAAGACAAAGAAAAACCCAACTTTTTTTAGGAGAAATATAGTCGATCAACTCATCCTATAAATgagaagataaaagaagaaCTCAACTTGAACAAGGTGCAGGACTACCATTGTATGAGAATGAACTTCAAGTGATCGAGCCTTATTGCTCTTGCCACAAGTGTAAGACTTAAGAGAGATTGAACTAtatgttatttgtatatatagggtTCGTATATCATATTGGACATTCAAATGAATTATATCAAACactttattaaattaaaaatataaaatatttatgagttgacaatatataatatagtaaaaTTGAGCATACAATAAAGCACATAAGATTTGCTCAGGTgtgggattttattttattttttttattttattgaatgattgaatctctaattagaaaattaaaaaaaaaaaaaactcaattttttttaattttttgacattATATTATGAcctaaaaaaatatctattatgggtatttccaaCATTACTTCTTATGGGCTGGGTTTGACCCAGTAGGCCGGCCCAATTGCCTAAAACCCAATAGGCCCCAAGCCAAGTTCGTCAGAGCAAGGTCGCACATCACTAAAACCCGAGCTCAGATCACGGAACCAAACAGGCTTTAAACGAGCTCCTAGCAATACATCTAGTGAGCTCCTGGCGATGCTTAAGTTGATGGCGAACATCCAACGACGCTTCCAACTCGTTGGCTTAACTGATCAGCTCGCATGACAAGAATGTCATAGAGTAACCAAGGAATGGTTGTGGACTAGGGGTTATTCCGGTTGGGCCTGGCCTCACCTTCTCGGCCCATTTTCTTGGCCCATGGTGGTCTCATCTTAGCCCTGTACCAGCATGTAACATCATTGCAAGTCATTTTTGGATTTTCGTGCACCTATCTCAGATCCCATCttcattaatgacagatctcattcttattaatgagggtcccgtcagCACCATGTAGCTATCTAGGCCCTCTGTCGGCGCCGGATATTCAATCCCATCACCTCTAAGCACACAACGCGTTCAGAAGGACATTCCTTCCTCCTATACATCAGCAAGCTCTTTTCAGAGCCAATGAGGCTTTTCTGCTTACCTACTGATATGCTGCATTTTTCCTACTCCATTACTTACTTGAACGTCAGAATACTTGTAGGGGGCCAACTGGTTGGAGGAACGTGAACTGAGCCATACAACGTTCCTTGGCGTATCTTTTCCTTTCTCGCTTTTCTTGTTCATTTCATCAGTCCAGaccaacgaatcacggtcgatcAATTTCGAACGTCAATAATATCAAAAAGATGTTTTAATGTAAAAGATATTACTTTTTTAAACACAACTTTAGAGAAtaattagttataaaattagaattgaaaataaaaatctattttctaaaactaaatgGGGCCcataaattttagttaaaaaatcataacaagCACTAGCTCAAACAACCCCGAAAAGATTAAATGCTTATAATGtgaacaaaatttaaacttgTGACTTCTCACTTCTAATATAAAACCAATTATGCTACTACACCAAAATTCATATtccattgaactttaaaatcaacttaattaattttttaaattttcaaagttaGTCACAACACCCATTTCGTTATTAATAATGTTATAATCAGGAGCGAATTTAGGAGTAGATCTGGAGGAGGGCTGGCCCCCAGATCCATAAGTCATTTTAGCCCTCCTTCCCCAAATGAGCCAAATTTACCTTGCAAATTTGGGGAGGGCTGAAGCCCATGCCTACCCCCCTAAATTCGCACCTAGTTAAAATCTTAAACTTCAGATATTTACCCCGAAGAAccactaaatttttatttagaatgtgtttgatttagacattctttgaactttttttatttttttgccaaacttttctttttttgaaaaaaattcacAAGCTAATTTAGTTTTGCTAGTCCAATTTCAGACTTGCTCAACTTGTGATATGTTTATCACACTaggttaaaatatttgaaagaagtagtatttgtttaaataatttaaaaaattaatcagtTAACATTCTAatacatttaataaaaatatttaatggaCCAATGAATTATTGACGCATGGCTTAGAGTTGGTCACCCGCATCCAATCCTTTTTGGCACCAACTTTGCGTATTGATAGCTCAGTTTGATTTTGTGCACCCTATTTAACGGGGGTAACGTTAATAGGaaaactttataattttttttttttaatcttttgccTTTGCAAGTCTGTTTACTGGCCCAttgcttccccccccccccccaaccgaCTTTCCCCTTTGAtgacccttctctctctctctctctcttctaccCAAAATGAATAAATCAATTGGAAGAGAGAAACCTGTGATCATCGTCATAGCCCCCTCGCTAACATTGCTCGCACCCTAAGATCGTTCATGTCGTACTTGTCGTCGATGGCCCCCACTCGTTGACCATAGAAACCCGCCACCGCCATCACCACCCTCGCTAACATGGCCgtcactctttctctctctctctctctccttttttttttactttgtcTCCTCCACCTCGCCCACCCAAAAATCAGATTTGGCATAAAGTTTAAGTTTAAATCTATGGAGATTCGATTGTTGaatcttcttaattttttagcatGTGGATCGATGGGTATAAGAGTGtcaggtggttgcctctgatcatCGGAAACTACTGGCCATGGTGGTCGGTGTGACTGGCAGTGCATTTTTCaaatcgaaaattaaaaatcagatctacaAAAATCTAGCtgtatttttgtgtatattaattttcttgagTTAGTGTTTTTAAGGGTAGGCTTTGATTATGTAAATCTTCATCTGGTGGCGGTGGCGGTCATTCACCGACCGTCACCCATATgtgtaatgtaattaattttatattttagaatttatgtatttaaaaatttaaaatttatgtaatatgaTTAATTTTACACTATGTGTAATGTACTTGaaaagttagaatttatgtaaattttgttattttgtcttATCAAATTCTGGGATATTTGAATTTGAGTGAAATTGGGTTTTGCTATTTAGTGAAATTGGGTTTTCACTTTGGGTCCTGTAAATTCTTGtgtaaatttgttaaaatatgataaaatgataTGGCCTCAATTTTGGGCCTTTGCACATAGGTCAGATTTTAGGTCACTGATTACCTGTTCATAATCAAACCATTtacttgataaaaattttgtcatttGTTGGATTCTTATTTTGGCTTGTGTGTTTGGCTCTTTAATCTTAAAAATCAGTGTAAAATGGTTAATAGTTACATTATCAATCTAAGACTTCAAATATGAGGGCAAATTTGGAGTTCCCATAATCAAACCCAGCGCGACCAGATGCATTTGAATAATGCTATTCATCTCCAGTAGAGATTGAACAATAGTCCATGTGGTAGTCACATGACAGTATTTAGTTGGGAAAGATAAAAGGATTATTGACAGATTTTATTGTAATACTAACCAAATACTCTCATGTGACTACCACATGAATTATTGTTCATCTCTATTGAAGATGAATAGCATTACTCAAtgcattttcttaatattttgcAATCATACACATTCTCTTACTGTTTTGCGACCAGATACATTCTCATTGCAAATGCCAACTCACTACAATAATATCAACTATATCTTAAAATCATCTCTTAcatttttgtatcaaaattcaAACAACATTTCTTAAATAGAAGAAAACATAAGAGATCCTAAGATAAAAACTCCCCATTCTCTGATAAAAGCCAATCATGCTCAAATTCGAAAATCccaaaatagtaaaatttatacaaattctAACTTTTCAAATACATTAcataatgtaaaattaattatattacataaattttaaaagaaaaattttaacttttcaagttcattaatttcaaaatataaaattaattacattacataGGCTGGAAAATGACTGCCACTGTTAGCCGCCACTGGCCGCCGTGACCGGTGGTTTTCAACGTTCAAAGGCAACCACAtgacacccttatccccatcaaCCCACATACCAAAAAATTAGCAAGATCTAACAACCaaatctccatagatctaagcttaaactttaGACTAAATCTGATTTTTGGGTGGGCGAGGTGGATGAGACGCgatggaaagagagagagagagagtgatggCGATGTGAGTTGTTGTGATTGGAGCGACGACGGTGATAGGTTTTTGTGGCCGACGGGTGGGGGCCATCGATGGCAGGAGCAACTAAAGCGATCTGATGGTGCAAGCACCGTTGGTGGGGAAGACGGTGATGCAGgaataaagagaaataataaaCAATGAAAGCAAAAATAAGGATAGTTCAAACCTGATTTAGAgccaagctctgataccaaatgatgtgaaccccatgaaggaaggtgagacccgacgATCAAAGTTGGTTCCTTTTCCAATGATCATTCTAAAATagattcataataaagaaaacaaaggaccttgacccgttatctataaagagataagaaccaaaggtataaaaaggtagggttgacgccacactcaagatagatgagaagagttgtgagtgataagtcaatgatgaacgccacaagataaaatcttgataagttcaaagtagttcgttgaagaaccaaagagaaaactctcactaataattaatattgtctaaaaactaaattcctctcgggttacattggcttatatagccgaaCACAAATCCTAAactagaaggaaataaatcaaatcctaggcatagtaggaattgattacaagaaaaaaaaagcttaatctgataataaagaaacaagaattatctaaaatagaaaggATAAGCAAAGTAGGAAATAAGGAAGTGGTCAAATATTCAACCATTCATTTTTATGCACCtggatcttatcaatcaatcatccccaaatTTTGctaatcttgtcaatcaatcaatcatccccaaatcttgtaagtcttgtcaatcaatcaaccaatcaatcccAAATCTCGCAATCTTgttaatcaatcaattaatcaatc from Diospyros lotus cultivar Yz01 chromosome 4, ASM1463336v1, whole genome shotgun sequence includes the following:
- the LOC127799048 gene encoding UDP-glycosyltransferase 91A1-like, yielding MASTDDKLHVVMFPWLAFGHFLPFLELSKLIARKGHRISFLSTPRNIDRLPKPPAELSHLITFVKLPLPPVENLPEDAEATADLPYGKIKYLKKAYDELQRPVAAFLQDAAPDWVIFDFAPFWLGPIAAKLGISSAFFSIYLASTLCFSNPVPGTAEDGRTTPEDFTVPPKSVPFKSTVAFRLFEVKRIFDDVTGEDDHVPARYRIGAGIEGCDLVVLRSCYEFESEWITFLGQIHSKPVIPVGLLPPPVPMGDDGKDKGWQTIKQWLHTQPPGSVVYVAFGTEAKLSQPELAELALGLELSELPFFWVLNSQGGGVSEFPEGFEERTKRRGVVWKSWAPQLKILIHDSVGGFLCHSGWSSVVEAVQLGKPLVLLTGLSDSGLVARVLEEKKMAYSVPRDERDGWFTRDSVADSLRLVMVAEGGQIFKDKVREMKGLFGDRVLQDQYVDNLLAHFKAHTRRASRSGRPN